ATATTCCTCTTCCACACACTCTCACCGTGTCACCCTGGTAAGCTGAAACGCAATGAAGCCATGCATGGAGGGAGGAGGCACTCAAACTTGAAAGGATTTCATTCTCGTCCCAAGATATCACAAACTGTTCAAGTGATGGATGGTCACAAGGTCCGGCTCGGTCCGGGCGTGCCATCCGATATTGGTTGTGCGCGAGGGCCGGCTCCGATGTTGGCCGTGGGGTTGCTTGGCATGGGGAGGTGTGTGCCGGTGTTGGTTAGCATCGCCACAACGTCAGGCATGGCAGGCCTCTGCTCTGGCAAATGCTGCACGCAGTGAAGGCCAATATGGATGCACCTGGCTAGCACTGAAAAGGCCTCTTCAGGTTCACCCACTTGCGGATCAAGAAGCTCCCCGATCTCGCATTGCTTCCACGATTCCCAGACCTGCAAAAGAAAGAAATGCACCATCATACAGCGTCGCGCTCATTTTTCGATACGGCCATCTTCGGAATGTGTGGAACGTGTGTTTGGGGTATCCGCTGAGTTCATACTCACCGGTGCTCGTTTCAGTGGGAAGATATTACAAGACGTGTACTTAGTACTTACTTGAGGAAGGAACGCCGgctcatctttttttcttttgcctcTGACTATCTCCAGCAAGACAACTCCGAAGCTGTATACATCACACTTGTCTGTCAGGGTCCCTTCCCCTGCATATTCTGGAGCCACATATCCCCTTCAtttagcaaaaagaaaaaaaaggagttaATTGAGGTCTCTCCTGGATGCTGCGAGACAAGAACAGAAATATCCATAGCTGTTGCCAACTAGCTAGACTTGAATTTGGAACAACTAATAGATGAGGATTTGAGATTTCAAACGTACGCTGTCTGCACCAACGTCTGATTTGTCGGGTCCTCAATTAACGTCTTAGCAGTGCCAAAGTCTGCTATCTTAGGTTCCAATGTGTCATTCAGAAGTATATTGCCAGGTTTTAGATCCCTATGAATGACTCCCTCGCCATGAAGCCATTCCAGACCTACGGCGATCCCACGAATTATTTTTACTCTTTGCGCCCAATTCAGCAAGGAGCGGAGGCTGCTATCTTCTCCTGACAGTTGCTAATAGGCGTGTGAGGCAGAAAAACAGATAGGAATAGCAAGTTGTGTCTTGCGCGTTTCTACATGTAATGCATGATAAATTAGATGTTATGCAATGCAGTGATTACCAAAAATGTAGAGATTCAAACTCCTGTTCCTCATGAACTCGTAGACAAGTATGCACTCAGCATTTTCTTGGCAATAACAGAGAAGCTTAACAAGATTGGCATGTGTGAACCTTGACATCAGTACTATTTCCCTTGCATAATCCCCCTTGATTTTCTCGCTAAGACTATCTTGTTTGAGCCTCTTTACAGCAACCGTTCCATAACCATCTAGCTCCCCCTGGTGATTGTACAATGAAGTGTTATGATGTAGATTCCACGGATATACTGAAGGGTGCAGTTGGGATGTCTGAAACTCTGAATTCAAACTCTTTGTGTGTACTGTGTAGTCAGTGCGTGACAAGTTGTCAGTTCATACTATGTACAAGAAATAATTAACACCTTGTAGATGACACTAAATCCGCCTTTGCCAATGATATTTGCTTCGGAGAAATTTCCTGTAGCCTGTACTACAGCAGGAAGACCAACTGCAGGGAAGGATGTCGTGAGTAACGCAAGATTCGGAGGATGACTATCAGGAGCGACATTGTCTACAACCCTTGGAGCATTGTGTACAACCCTTGGAGGATTGTCTACTGCAAAAAAAATTGGCTTGTCAGGTTGTTTCTATCCTTTTTCGCAAtgctacaacaaaggaatatgaaCGCAACCAATGTGTCTATATAGATCAAATTTTACCTAATATTCTTTCTCTGTTCCATCGTCTCCTCCAGGGGGAAAACCAGAAAGCAACGAGAGCCAGAATTATAGTGACCAGGGGCACTGTTACACCAATAACAATCCCAGTAGGAAACGACTTGGGCGGCTGCGCTTCACCTGTGACAGTTCTGCATTATTGCTCCGGCGAAAATTTGTTGCATTATATTGCGCATGTAGGTAAGAACAATCCAGCAAACGGCAAGACCAGAGAGGAGGGTAAACCAGATTTAATCATGCACATTATTAGTGGAGGTATGTGTCACTTCAGTTTGTGCAACAACCTAGCTAGTGCGGTATGGGACATGATACGAAACTTGAACCTCGAAATGTAtaccaggacggagggagtaccatttatGGCATACTTACTTGCTTTTAACTGCTTCTATAAAACTACTCCTTTTACTTATTACACAAATTGTCAACCCTAAAATGAAAGTTATATGTTTTTCCAAGAGGACATCTTCGTTCACCAGTCCTGCTCGTAGAAAGAAGGAAGATGTCGTGACAAGCTATATATGGATGAGTCCATGTAATGGGAGTTTGAGTGATTTCTGTTCTAGGTATTTTTGTTTCTGTGATTTCTGATCTATCCATCTATTATGAAGTGAATCCTGCTAAACAAATGCGGGAAAAACTAATCAATAGCCAATGACCTTGCCTCATTTGCCCCTTTTGTAGGTAAGCGATCCTCCTCCTTCTCAGGTTCCCGTCTCCTACATGGGACATATATCTATCAGCCTCCtgatcttgcccttctctgttcTCTCCCTCCCTCTCAATTCCCCATAAATTTCTCATGTGTTGCTGCGGTTGATGTACATACGTTCAACTCATATTCTTGCAAGAAGGTTTGATTTACCTTTTATTTGCGGGGCAACTACCACAACATCTCAGGCTGTAGTGGCTTGACAACTGAAACCCCCAATCCGTCTAATGTTTCTTTGCGCAGATGTCCATGTTTTAATCTATGTCGGCAAGGTCTTTGATGAAAATGGTGGTTGAAAATAAATCAAGGTAATCTTTATTCTCCACTGCCAATATGTCTTTTGAAACTTTGATGCAGTCATTGATAGCAAGTTCATTAGTCCATATAGCAGGCCATTATTTGCATTTTTGGAAAAAAAACCTATTCAATAAGTTTATGATCCATATTTATCTTAAGAATACCCAATTACGTTTCATAAGAATATTATCCTCTGTCTCTTCTTGATAGGTATGATATATTGCTATCTTCAATCTTTGGCATTATATAGATTGAACTACCAGTTCTGTCGCAGTTCACCATTCGTATAATAGCTGATTTTGTTGAGAAAAGCTGTGTTTTATACTTGAATTGCTATCTGCCCTATGTGCAGATTCTTTTTGAGTATCTATCGACAAGTTGTATGATAAAAAGTAAAGTAGGTCAGCGATCTTACTTAACTATATACTATTGTCACCTGCCATTATTTTCCTAAGTCTGATGCATACATCCAAGAAGTGTGCGATTTCAAAAGTGTTTCCCCAGTGCTAAATATATTGATGCACAGGTGTCTTATGTCCAGTCTTATTCCTGCTTATATCTTATTTACAGTAACATCATGTACTAAGTCGTCTCTCTTTTGTATCAGCTACCCCGCATCTCCTTCACAGTAACATTGTAGGTGAAGCTCCGCGAACAAAGATTGAAGCATGCGGTTTTTTCTGCGATCTGGAACATGTCACTCCAACACTTCTATGCTTTTCAGAGATTATGTTCCAGTCAGTTTTTTCAGTCAGTGGTGGTGATGCTGAAGTGGTGGCCGTTTCACCTAATCGGCTTGGAAGTTTACTCTCCATAAAAAATACCCGGCCCTTTAGCCTTGGGGGTGGGTAGGACAAAGTAGATGGTGGACGGGTGGGGCAGAACAGGACACAGAAAAGGCAAAATCGATTGAGACCAGGGAACCTAACTCAATAACAAGCTACACATATGTCATTGCGCCATTGGGTGACTGGTGATAAGACAGTCCCTATTCTTTTTTATTGTTCCGGTTGTTTGTTGTATATGTACCTGTATCCTAAGATCTGGACCAAATCTCCCCTGGCAACAAATTATGCGTATTAAATTGATTTGTATGTATGGAATTTGGCTATCCCattcagttttttttttaaatttgacaTCCTGTTTTGTTTTGTATCTGTATCTATCTTTGTACAATATATAAAGTTCGCTTAATCTGATTTCATTGTCATACATCAATGATAACAATTTCCTATAGATGTATGTGAGTGATAACCTAACTAATAGGCCATTGCCTGTTATAATGATCAGGATTACTACAACTCATCCTGAGAGCATTTAAACTATCGTCCTCAAGTGCTATCTTAACTGATCTATGAGCTTCAGAGTTGTGGTCCCTGGTGATATGGAATACTTGAACAAAGTAAGATTTGTAATGGCACAAAAATCTACTAGAAGGCGTCTTCCCGTGTCCAGGAGCAGCTGTAGCCATGGCAAGGGGTAGATTATGTATGGGGATGGCGGCTTTCTGAAGATGTATGCTTGACGTAATGATGGCAGCAAGTTTTAGTCCCTATGCTTCCCGCCCATGATGTCTGTTGTAAGTGGGCAAAGAGTTTTGGTCCACAAATTTCATTACTGTTCATAAACCAAACGTCTAATTATTGTTGCAACTTTGTGATGATACTTGGAAGAATGAATGCCTTACTATAATTTTTCTTTGGTTGATAAGCTTTCTGTAATTTGCGAGATTGAAACAATATAGAGCTATCATTTTGCAAATGTGGTTTGCCTGAGCTCACAAGCATCCCACTTCAGCGGTAAAATTCAGTTCATTCTCATATCTTATTTGTCCTTTAGGAATACACTTCAACCGTTTTTAGAACTTGATATACTaatttcccgcagcaacgcgcaggGTGTTATCTAGTATGATTAACACTGAACCTGTAGTTTTTCTCATTTCCTCTACGAAATGAAGCGTCACAAGGGACGAttgtttatataaaaaagataCTAGCAGGGACTAGCCTCCTATGGAGATTTATTGAGAAATAAATAACCAGTCACACGCCCTGCGAGCCTGGGACTAGCCCCTATGATTACTACAACTCGCACGCCACTAGCCAACTGGTCAACGCCCAGTTCTTTAGGTCTGTTGTCCATGAAAAAACCATCATGCAAGTTCAAAATTACCACCGATAAATGATGAACATCTTTAGAATTTACCGCCTTAGTTGCTACAGTATGCGCCAAATTAAATATTTAGTTAAACGTTGACAATCTAGCTACGAGTTGGAGTTCTATATGATATTCAGTTAAAATTAATATTTCCAGTATCAAAGCTAGATGGGTGGAGATCAGATGTGGGAAAGGAGGGCATCCATGTTGTACTTCTCAAGAGCACCCCTAAGTTAGCAGAACCAGAAATCTTATTTGAAAGAGAGTGGGTTTTCTAAACCCTGAACTGAAAGGTAACGAAACAACTTTTTTTGAGCAACCTTGCAGAATCACCCCCTTTTTGAGCTGAATTGCAGCGGTTGGTTTCTTTAAAGAGCAATAAAACCAAATAAACTGCATTACTAATTGTTTCAAAGGTAAAAAAAACATCCTTGCAAAAAAAAGTGTAGTAGTACCTAATTCTGACTTGGCTGATCTCAGAAACAGGCTTTGCCCCCCATCTACATGCCGGAGGTCCATGAGGTCCTCTCTCCAGATGATGCAGCCTGTGCCAGTGCCTCCTCCTTTGAGATCCAATGGAGCATACGCCAGACAAGAACAGTTGGCCAGGCACCTCGTCCTGCACTCCTCCAACGTGATGCTAGCATCCACTGATGCGTTGTGCGTGTCAGGAAGCTTCACTCCCTGCATCACCACAAAACCATCCGTGGTGGATATTCCATTACCACAGTCCAATGTCACATTTCGGCGGCAACCGTTGGAGGTGTCCCTCATCTTCCACTGCACGGGAGATGCTGGGCTGAACCCCCTGACGCAGCTGCAGAACGACGTCGACGGTGCACTGGCGTTGCACAGTCCAAATGCCCCACACCTGCCATACTGGTCGCAGATGTCCCTCGGCCCTTGGAAGAAGATCTTCCACGCCCGACTGCTCGTGTCCCATACCAGGCGTCGGAATAACCCGTCGTCGGTCAGAACTAGACGTGAGAAGGGCGTTCCAGCCTTGGCGACATAGCCATAGGTTATCTCGCTTGGGCTGCTCGTCAATCGGTAGATGAACATGTCAGAATACGTGCCCATCTCCGTGACACCACTGAACCATAGGCCGTTCCACGGTCCCGTGCGGTAAATCCTTTTGCCACCATCCAACATCACATTTTGTGGTACGCCCTCCGTGTCAGTGATGTAGCGAAAATTCCCTGTGGCAGGGTCGTCAGCTGAACGCCATGACGTGAGGTACCACTCTTCCCCGGTCCATAGGTTCTTGCCAATCTTCATGCCGGGCAGCAATGTGTTTGACGGGTGGTCAAACGACTGCCACGTGATGGCACCGCTGGCGTTCCCATCTCTCGAGACTAGGTTGCCGGACTCGAGCAGCTGCACCGTCGTTGAGGCAGTGCCTGTCGTGTTTGAAGACCACACGACCTGGCCGGAGCTATCAATCAAGAGAAGGCTTCGCGTGTCACTGATCACCAGCACCCCGCGAGCGTCAGTGAGAGGATGGTCTCTGTTAGCTACCCAACAGATGGCGTCCTCATCCATGGAGAACCAAATCCCAAGGTATCTCTTGCCTAGCACCCCAGGAGGGAAGAAACCAAGGGTGAATGACCCACCAGGTGAGACAAGGGTCTCACCGTCGGTGATGTTGCGGCCCTTGTCAAGGATGTCAGATTCAGGATTCGCGGCAGAGGCTGTGGAAACAAAGAGGAATGGAACGACGATAAGCAGGAGGCTGTGGAGGTGTGGCTGATTCTTTGACCACATGATGGCTGGTGTTTCTTGTCCCGCGATCTGGGGCAAAAGACTACTCGAACAAGGTAACTAGGCTAACCGCCGGTCTACATATACCCGGCCTTATACATTTTTCGTGTGTTTGGATGTGTCTGGCCTAATTTGGTGCTTGAATCATCCGAAGGGGCAGTGGCAGAATTATGCACTTGTAGAAGATAAACATTATCCAGTGGCTGGTCTTGGGTAGGAAGTAAGGACGGCGCCTTGTCACGGCAATTTTTAATCCTTGATTGATATCAACCGCGTCTACATTGAATGGTTCTTGCAAGGCTGGAAGAAACTTCAAGGAACTTGTTCACCAACCGATTGGTTCACCATATAAAATAAAATTTGATTAAGAAATAAGAATTATAACAACTCCCCTTTTTGATTTAAAAAAAGCCAACTCCAGCGCGAAACTTGCCGGGCAAGAAACTTTTGAGCGCCAGCATTGACAGATTCTTCAGTACATTCGTACCAAGCATGTCAGACAAGACGAGGTGTCAAGGTGAACGGCACGATGCGAGGTACCGCTCGCTTCATGCCAGGAAACATGGTGTTCTGTTTGATCAACAGATCATCAAACGACAGCAACAACTGATTCCGTTTGCTGCATTTTGTATGGCCCTTCAGATAAAAATATCGGTACACCAACTACAAGCAAAGTCAGAGGTTTGAACATGTCCTGATCGGGTCTCCTCCCTAGATGGAAGGCCATGTTGAGCTGTTTGCTGCATTTCTCTAGTGGCCGTGCATACCGCTTACAGAGAACAGCACTTTAGATGCAATTTGTGGTCGCAATTTCGAATTCTTAGCCAGTTCATTGGTAAGAACTTCCAGATCTAGCCTGTTGACCAGTTCATTGGTTTAGTTTAGCCAACTCCGTGGATAAAACTGGCTGGGCAACAAACCTCTGAGCAGCGCTGGCATCGACAGATTCTCCAGCACCCTCAAATAGATGGTGTTCTTTAAACAGTTCAAACCAATAATGCTTCATACTCTAGTTTTTTTCACACGATAGTGGAGATAAAATATGACATACCGTGTGGGGTGTGGATCACTGCATCCGGAACTTGGGTGGATTCCCTGAATGTCTGAAGCTGAAGATGCATCCGGAGGTTCGGATTGAAAGCGTCGACGTCCGTCAGGTGCTGGGACTACCTTCCACCACCGCCGAGGCCAGGCACACCCCATTGGCACGGCGGGAGGCACTGGCCACTGGGAGGACGTGAAGGCCCGGGAAGGACCAGTTGGTTGCCGTGGGGAATTGGGGGCAGCGGAGGAG
This region of Triticum aestivum cultivar Chinese Spring chromosome 2D, IWGSC CS RefSeq v2.1, whole genome shotgun sequence genomic DNA includes:
- the LOC123054752 gene encoding G-type lectin S-receptor-like serine/threonine-protein kinase At4g27290 isoform X2 yields the protein MWSKNQPHLHSLLLIVVPFLFVSTASAANPESDILDKGRNITDGETLVSPGGSFTLGFFPPGVLGKRYLGIWFSMDEDAICWVANRDHPLTDARGVLVISDTRSLLLIDSSGQVVWSSNTTGTASTTVQLLESGNLVSRDGNASGAITWQSFDHPSNTLLPGMKIGKNLWTGEEWYLTSWRSADDPATGNFRYITDTEGVPQNVMLDGGKRIYRTGPWNGLWFSGVTEMGTYSDMFIYRLTSSPSEITYGYVAKAGTPFSRLVLTDDGLFRRLVWDTSSRAWKIFFQGPRDICDQYGRCGAFGLCNASAPSTSFCSCVRGFSPASPVQWKMRDTSNGCRRNVTLDCGNGISTTDGFVVMQGVKLPDTHNASVDASITLEECRTRCLANCSCLAYAPLDLKGGGTGTGCIIWREDLMDLRHVDGGQSLFLRSAKSELGEAQPPKSFPTGIVIGVTVPLVTIILALVAFWFSPWRRRWNRERILDNPPRVVHNAPRVVDNVAPDSHPPNLALLTTSFPAVGLPAVVQATGNFSEANIIGKGGFSVIYKGELDGYGTVAVKRLKQDSLSEKIKGDYAREIVLMSRFTHANLVKLLCYCQENAECILVYEFMRNRSLNLYIFGEDSSLRSLLNWAQRVKIIRGIAVGLEWLHGEGVIHRDLKPGNILLNDTLEPKIADFGTAKTLIEDPTNQTLVQTAGYVAPEYAGEGTLTDKCDVYSFGVVLLEIVRGKRKKDEPAFLPQVWESWKQCEIGELLDPQVGEPEEAFSVLARCIHIGLHCVQHLPEQRPAMPDVVAMLTNTGTHLPMPSNPTANIGAGPRAQPISDGTPGPSRTL
- the LOC123054752 gene encoding G-type lectin S-receptor-like serine/threonine-protein kinase At4g27290 isoform X1, which translates into the protein MWSKNQPHLHSLLLIVVPFLFVSTASAANPESDILDKGRNITDGETLVSPGGSFTLGFFPPGVLGKRYLGIWFSMDEDAICWVANRDHPLTDARGVLVISDTRSLLLIDSSGQVVWSSNTTGTASTTVQLLESGNLVSRDGNASGAITWQSFDHPSNTLLPGMKIGKNLWTGEEWYLTSWRSADDPATGNFRYITDTEGVPQNVMLDGGKRIYRTGPWNGLWFSGVTEMGTYSDMFIYRLTSSPSEITYGYVAKAGTPFSRLVLTDDGLFRRLVWDTSSRAWKIFFQGPRDICDQYGRCGAFGLCNASAPSTSFCSCVRGFSPASPVQWKMRDTSNGCRRNVTLDCGNGISTTDGFVVMQGVKLPDTHNASVDASITLEECRTRCLANCSCLAYAPLDLKGGGTGTGCIIWREDLMDLRHVDGGQSLFLRSAKSELGEAQPPKSFPTGIVIGVTVPLVTIILALVAFWFSPWRRRWNRERILVDNPPRVVHNAPRVVDNVAPDSHPPNLALLTTSFPAVGLPAVVQATGNFSEANIIGKGGFSVIYKGELDGYGTVAVKRLKQDSLSEKIKGDYAREIVLMSRFTHANLVKLLCYCQENAECILVYEFMRNRSLNLYIFGEDSSLRSLLNWAQRVKIIRGIAVGLEWLHGEGVIHRDLKPGNILLNDTLEPKIADFGTAKTLIEDPTNQTLVQTAGYVAPEYAGEGTLTDKCDVYSFGVVLLEIVRGKRKKDEPAFLPQVWESWKQCEIGELLDPQVGEPEEAFSVLARCIHIGLHCVQHLPEQRPAMPDVVAMLTNTGTHLPMPSNPTANIGAGPRAQPISDGTPGPSRTL